One window of the Streptomyces asoensis genome contains the following:
- the rfbD gene encoding dTDP-4-dehydrorhamnose reductase, whose protein sequence is MRWLVTGAGGMLGRDTVEELARRGEDVTGLDHTGLDITRRESVARAFAAHRPDLVVNCAAYTAVDDAETDEARALLVNGEGPRLLAAACAAHGARLVHVSTDYVFDGAARAPYREDHPPSPRTAYGRTKLAGERAVRAVLPDAGVIVRTAWLYGVHGRSFVRTMLELEARRDTVDVVDDQRGQPTWSADVAARIADLGPKVGGGAAGVFHATAAGEATWYDLAREVFRSVGADPDRVRPTTGDAFPRPAPRPACTVLAHGRWQEVGLSPPRDWRAALGRALPLIRKASFDTVSLKESLRETP, encoded by the coding sequence ATGAGATGGCTGGTCACCGGCGCCGGCGGGATGCTCGGGCGGGACACGGTGGAAGAACTGGCCCGGCGCGGCGAGGACGTGACCGGCCTCGACCACACCGGCCTGGACATCACCCGGCGCGAATCCGTGGCCCGGGCCTTCGCCGCGCACCGGCCCGACCTGGTGGTCAACTGCGCCGCCTACACGGCCGTCGACGACGCCGAGACCGACGAGGCCCGCGCGCTGCTGGTCAACGGCGAGGGACCCCGGCTGCTGGCCGCCGCCTGCGCCGCGCACGGCGCCCGCCTGGTCCATGTCTCCACCGACTACGTCTTCGACGGCGCGGCCCGCGCCCCCTACCGGGAGGACCATCCGCCGTCCCCCCGCACCGCCTACGGCCGCACCAAGCTGGCCGGCGAGCGGGCCGTGCGCGCCGTACTGCCCGATGCCGGCGTGATCGTGCGCACCGCCTGGCTCTACGGCGTCCACGGCCGCAGCTTCGTCCGCACGATGCTGGAACTGGAGGCCCGCCGCGACACCGTCGACGTCGTCGACGACCAGCGCGGCCAGCCCACCTGGAGCGCGGACGTCGCCGCCCGCATCGCCGACCTGGGGCCGAAGGTCGGCGGCGGCGCGGCGGGCGTCTTCCACGCCACCGCGGCCGGCGAGGCCACCTGGTACGACCTGGCCCGCGAGGTGTTCCGCTCCGTCGGCGCCGACCCGGACCGGGTGCGCCCCACCACCGGCGACGCCTTTCCCCGCCCCGCGCCCCGGCCGGCCTGCACCGTCCTCGCGCACGGCCGGTGGCAGGAGGTGGGCCTGTCGCCGCCACGGGACTGGCGCGCCGCCCTGGGGCGGGCACTTCCCCTGATCCGCAAGGCGTCCTTCGACACGGTGTCCCTCAAGGAGTCCCTTCGTGAAACGCCATGA
- a CDS encoding SapB/AmfS family lanthipeptide → MALLDLQTMESDEHTSGGGNSTVSLLSCISAASVLLCL, encoded by the coding sequence ATGGCCCTGCTCGACCTTCAGACGATGGAATCCGACGAGCACACCAGCGGCGGCGGCAACAGCACCGTGAGCCTGCTGTCCTGCATCAGCGCGGCCAGCGTTCTGCTCTGTCTCTGA
- the rfbC gene encoding dTDP-4-dehydrorhamnose 3,5-epimerase, with product MRPLDIEGAWVLEPKIFPDGRGSFHEWYRTPEFRAATGYDLGLAQANCSVSRRGVLRGVHFSDVPPGQAKYVTCVRGAVLDVVVDLRVGSPLFGRWEAVRLDDDTRHAVFLAEGLGHAFLALTDEATVVYLCSTGYAPEREHGVHPLDPALGIDWPRGVEPVLSPKDAQAPSLARAEASGLLPSYASCRDRYQELRVSG from the coding sequence ATGCGGCCACTGGACATCGAGGGCGCCTGGGTGCTGGAACCCAAGATCTTCCCCGACGGGCGGGGCAGCTTCCACGAGTGGTACCGGACTCCGGAGTTCCGGGCGGCCACCGGCTACGACCTGGGGCTCGCCCAGGCCAACTGCTCCGTCTCCCGCCGGGGTGTGCTGCGCGGGGTCCATTTCTCGGACGTGCCGCCGGGGCAGGCCAAGTACGTCACCTGTGTCCGCGGGGCGGTACTCGACGTGGTCGTCGACCTGCGGGTCGGCTCACCCCTGTTCGGGCGGTGGGAGGCGGTCCGGCTGGACGACGACACCCGGCACGCGGTGTTCCTCGCCGAGGGCCTCGGGCACGCCTTCCTGGCCCTCACCGACGAGGCCACCGTGGTCTACCTCTGCTCGACCGGGTACGCGCCCGAGCGTGAGCACGGGGTGCACCCGCTCGACCCGGCGCTGGGCATCGACTGGCCGCGGGGCGTGGAGCCGGTGCTGTCGCCGAAGGACGCGCAGGCGCCGTCGCTGGCCCGGGCGGAGGCGTCGGGGCTGCTGCCCTCGTACGCCTCCTGCCGGGACCGCTACCAGGAGCTGAGGGTCAGCGGCTGA
- a CDS encoding class I SAM-dependent methyltransferase, translating into MKRHEFLRELHKATANRNYLEIGVNDGRSLRLSRVPSIAVDPAFKVTSEIRCDVHLVKATSDDFFARRNPLAHLKGGRHPLRNLARGRHPLGHWRRTTLDLSFIDGMHLFEYALRDFINVEKHSDWSSVIVLDDMLPRGVDEAARDRHTTAWTGDVYKLIEILSRYRPDLVAVPVDTQPTGQLVVFGADPRNPVLREKYHEIIAEFDLPDPQKVPEAVLERVRAVRPETLLRAGFWKPLVRARNRGLDRSRGWEPLRGALERAAVSR; encoded by the coding sequence GTGAAACGCCATGAGTTCCTGCGGGAACTGCACAAGGCCACCGCCAACCGCAACTACCTGGAGATCGGCGTCAACGACGGCCGCAGCCTGCGGCTGTCCCGCGTGCCGAGCATCGCGGTCGACCCCGCGTTCAAGGTGACCTCGGAGATCCGCTGCGACGTCCACCTGGTGAAGGCCACCAGCGACGACTTCTTCGCCCGCCGCAACCCGCTCGCCCACCTCAAGGGCGGCCGCCACCCGCTGCGCAACCTCGCCCGGGGCCGCCACCCCCTCGGCCACTGGCGCCGCACCACCCTCGACCTGTCCTTCATCGACGGCATGCACCTGTTCGAGTACGCGCTGCGCGACTTCATCAACGTCGAGAAGCACTCCGACTGGTCGAGCGTGATCGTCCTCGACGACATGCTGCCCCGCGGCGTCGACGAGGCCGCCCGCGACCGGCACACCACCGCCTGGACCGGCGACGTCTACAAGCTCATCGAGATCCTGTCCCGCTACCGCCCCGACCTGGTGGCCGTCCCCGTCGACACCCAGCCGACCGGCCAGCTCGTCGTCTTCGGCGCCGACCCCCGCAACCCCGTCCTGCGCGAGAAGTACCACGAGATCATCGCCGAGTTCGACCTCCCCGACCCGCAGAAGGTCCCCGAGGCGGTCCTGGAACGGGTCCGCGCGGTACGGCCCGAGACCCTGCTGCGGGCGGGCTTCTGGAAGCCCCTCGTGCGGGCCCGCAACCGGGGTCTCGACCGCTCGCGGGGCTGGGAGCCGCTGCGCGGAGCGCTGGAGCGGGCGGCTGTCAGCCGCTGA
- the rfbB gene encoding dTDP-glucose 4,6-dehydratase: MNLLVTGAAGFIGSTYVRGLLARDPAVRVTVLDKLTYAGSRTNLPAGHPRLDFVHGDICDAGLVDKLTAAADQVVHFAAESHVDRSIDGAGTFVRTNVLGTQTLLDAALRHGVGPFVHVSTDEVYGSIETGAWTEDHPLRPNSPYAASKASSDLIALSYHRTHGLDVRVTRCSNNYGPHQFPEKVIPLFVTNLLDGEQVPLYGDGRNVRDWLHVEDHCEAVDLVRTKGRPGEVHNIGGGTQLSNRELTGLLLDACGADWDRVEYVEDRKGHDLRYCVDWTKARTELGYRPRHDFATGLAETVAWYRDHRDWWEPLKRKARTP, translated from the coding sequence ATGAACCTCCTCGTCACCGGGGCCGCCGGATTCATCGGCTCCACGTATGTGCGCGGCCTGCTGGCCCGCGACCCCGCCGTGCGCGTCACCGTCCTGGACAAGCTCACCTACGCGGGCAGCCGCACCAACCTGCCGGCCGGGCACCCCCGGCTGGACTTCGTGCACGGCGACATCTGCGACGCCGGCCTCGTCGACAAGCTGACGGCCGCCGCCGACCAGGTCGTCCACTTCGCCGCCGAGTCCCACGTCGACCGCTCCATCGACGGCGCGGGCACCTTCGTCCGCACCAACGTCCTCGGCACCCAGACGCTGCTGGACGCGGCCCTGCGGCACGGCGTCGGCCCGTTCGTGCACGTCTCCACCGACGAGGTGTACGGCTCCATCGAGACCGGCGCCTGGACCGAGGACCACCCGCTGCGCCCCAACTCCCCGTACGCCGCCTCGAAGGCCTCCTCCGACCTGATCGCCCTCTCCTACCACCGCACCCACGGCCTGGACGTCCGCGTCACCCGCTGCTCCAACAACTACGGCCCGCACCAGTTCCCCGAGAAGGTGATCCCGCTCTTCGTCACGAACCTCCTGGACGGCGAGCAGGTCCCCCTCTACGGCGACGGACGCAACGTCCGTGACTGGCTGCACGTCGAGGACCACTGCGAGGCCGTCGACCTCGTCCGTACGAAGGGCCGCCCCGGCGAGGTCCACAACATCGGCGGCGGCACCCAGCTGAGCAACCGCGAGCTGACCGGTCTGCTCCTCGACGCCTGCGGGGCCGACTGGGACCGGGTCGAGTACGTCGAGGACCGCAAGGGCCACGACCTGCGCTACTGCGTCGACTGGACGAAGGCCCGTACCGAGCTCGGCTACCGGCCCCGCCACGACTTCGCCACCGGTCTCGCCGAGACGGTCGCCTGGTACCGGGACCACCGCGACTGGTGGGAACCCCTGAAACGCAAAGCGCGGACGCCATGA
- a CDS encoding SpoIIE family protein phosphatase, with translation MADVVSEGAAERRTGPLRAEIALKTITADPVSPERVRRTLEQALVFAGAVLVAVYTPGGDGDLLRLVESAGVPRTLYGLRESYPLDGHSPAADAHRAGRPVWLGPAELADCAEARRMPAGQDVHLAVLPVHGGTGGCLLAVSERPDGFGADDRACLELVAEAVALPAPAVPAEDEELRPNAFSLAMDTGRVEVGDALLELFGLSRDRFDGRVETLLGLTVPEDLPSLMSVVEAGHMSIGERELEFRVLQPAGPPRWLRLRGRLLPGDGRPARLVGTVTDASTLRGEVTDVGRVQRLAAALATAGTVSDVGQAVVAALRKPLRADRIALAELENDRLVVTVLDPPEPESWPELWQLEWRAEWPDAPVRAMPTLAAALREGRARIWPAGTALEPALAEVGPGGLAVLPLSAGGRMAGACLIGWDEPHDFGPDERALLTASAGLAGQALTRARAFDAEHELVGMLQRQLLPRRLPELPGAVAVARYLPATAGLEVGGDWYDVIPLSDHHVALVIGDVQGHSAGAATLMGQMRTALRAYAAEGHPPDVVVSHSNRLLMELETDLFATCCYVDVDMEEGTAWCVRAGHPPPVLRYPDGSTDIAETDGGPPLGVVTRAEFPMTPLRLLPGTVIALTTDGLVESAEMDIDTGLDRLAHELAVSDPSHLGLVADALLGNAHRGDDVALLLMRYDGMAVKPLREGWTVWRVPEAARQARRFTRRTLRAWGVPAEAMDTALLVVSELVTNALVHTDGRVRLDLVLIDRRLRVAVTDASPRTPVKPTSLSWEATGGRGILLVEAMSDAWGTVPVSGGKQVWSELALEH, from the coding sequence ATGGCGGACGTGGTCAGTGAGGGTGCCGCGGAGCGCAGAACGGGGCCCCTGCGTGCCGAAATCGCGCTCAAAACGATCACAGCCGATCCCGTCTCACCTGAACGGGTGAGGCGCACGCTCGAACAGGCGCTCGTCTTCGCGGGCGCGGTTCTCGTCGCGGTCTACACACCCGGCGGGGACGGCGACCTGCTCCGGCTGGTCGAGTCGGCCGGCGTCCCGAGGACCCTGTACGGGCTGCGCGAGAGCTACCCGCTCGACGGCCACTCGCCGGCCGCCGACGCCCACCGCGCCGGACGGCCGGTGTGGCTGGGCCCGGCGGAGCTCGCCGACTGCGCGGAGGCGCGGCGGATGCCCGCCGGGCAGGACGTCCACCTGGCCGTCCTGCCCGTGCACGGTGGCACGGGCGGCTGTCTGCTCGCCGTGAGCGAGCGCCCCGACGGCTTCGGCGCCGACGACCGGGCCTGCCTGGAGCTCGTCGCCGAGGCCGTCGCCCTCCCCGCCCCGGCCGTCCCCGCCGAGGACGAGGAACTGCGCCCCAACGCCTTCAGCCTGGCCATGGACACCGGCCGGGTCGAGGTCGGCGACGCGCTCCTGGAACTGTTCGGGCTGAGCAGGGACCGGTTCGACGGCCGGGTGGAGACCCTGCTCGGGCTCACCGTCCCCGAGGACCTGCCCTCCCTGATGTCCGTCGTCGAGGCCGGCCACATGTCGATCGGCGAGCGCGAGCTGGAGTTCCGCGTCCTCCAGCCCGCCGGACCGCCGCGGTGGCTCAGGCTGCGCGGCCGGCTGCTGCCCGGCGACGGCAGGCCGGCGCGGCTCGTCGGCACCGTCACCGACGCCTCCACCCTGCGCGGCGAGGTCACCGACGTCGGCCGCGTCCAGCGGTTGGCCGCCGCGCTCGCCACCGCGGGCACCGTCAGCGACGTCGGCCAGGCCGTCGTCGCCGCGCTGCGCAAGCCGCTGCGGGCCGACCGGATCGCGCTCGCCGAGCTGGAGAACGACCGGCTCGTGGTCACCGTCCTCGACCCGCCCGAACCCGAGTCCTGGCCCGAGCTGTGGCAGCTGGAGTGGCGCGCCGAGTGGCCCGACGCGCCCGTGCGCGCCATGCCCACCCTCGCCGCCGCCCTGCGCGAGGGCCGCGCCCGGATCTGGCCCGCCGGCACCGCCCTGGAACCTGCCCTCGCCGAGGTCGGCCCCGGCGGCCTCGCCGTCCTGCCGCTGTCCGCCGGCGGACGCATGGCCGGCGCCTGTCTGATCGGCTGGGACGAGCCGCACGACTTCGGCCCCGACGAACGCGCCCTGCTCACCGCTTCCGCCGGCCTCGCCGGTCAGGCCCTGACGCGCGCCCGCGCCTTCGACGCCGAGCACGAACTCGTCGGCATGCTCCAGCGCCAGCTGCTCCCGCGCCGCCTGCCGGAACTCCCCGGCGCCGTCGCCGTCGCCCGCTATCTGCCGGCCACCGCGGGCCTCGAGGTGGGCGGCGACTGGTACGACGTGATCCCGCTGTCCGACCACCACGTCGCCCTCGTCATCGGCGACGTCCAGGGACACAGCGCGGGCGCCGCCACCCTCATGGGCCAGATGCGCACGGCGCTGCGCGCCTACGCGGCCGAGGGCCACCCGCCGGACGTCGTGGTCTCCCACTCCAACCGGCTCCTGATGGAGCTGGAGACCGACCTCTTCGCCACCTGCTGCTATGTCGACGTCGACATGGAGGAGGGCACCGCCTGGTGCGTACGGGCCGGGCACCCGCCACCCGTCCTGCGGTACCCGGACGGATCGACCGACATCGCCGAGACGGACGGCGGCCCGCCCCTCGGCGTGGTGACCCGGGCCGAGTTCCCGATGACCCCGCTGCGTCTGCTGCCCGGCACCGTCATCGCCCTGACCACGGACGGACTCGTGGAGTCCGCCGAGATGGACATCGACACCGGCCTGGACCGCCTCGCCCACGAACTGGCCGTGTCCGACCCCTCCCACCTGGGACTGGTCGCCGACGCCCTGCTCGGCAACGCCCACCGCGGCGACGACGTCGCCCTGCTCCTCATGCGCTACGACGGCATGGCCGTCAAACCCCTGCGCGAGGGCTGGACGGTGTGGCGGGTGCCCGAGGCGGCCCGGCAGGCCCGCCGCTTCACCCGGCGCACCCTGCGCGCCTGGGGCGTGCCCGCCGAGGCCATGGACACCGCCCTGCTCGTCGTCTCCGAACTGGTGACCAACGCCCTGGTGCACACCGACGGCCGGGTCCGCCTCGACCTCGTCCTGATCGACCGCCGGCTGCGCGTCGCCGTGACCGACGCCTCGCCCCGTACCCCCGTCAAGCCGACCAGTCTGAGCTGGGAGGCCACCGGCGGCCGGGGCATCCTCCTCGTCGAGGCCATGTCCGACGCCTGGGGGACGGTACCGGTCAGCGGCGGCAAGCAGGTGTGGAGCGAACTGGCGCTGGAGCACTGA
- the lanKC gene encoding class III lanthionine synthetase LanKC, whose amino-acid sequence MDKRYEVYALADAHFYETPDRLTGDGPAPLFDTACRPVPEGWTSARIGDWLTLTPLDADGSPAPGPAQGWKIHASATRANAERIAAIVWDYCVPRRVPFKFVPGPHLLHLRNTKYAGRDTSGKFVTVYPSDEEQLHTVLRELGALLEGFEGPYILTDLRWSDGPLYVRYGAFARSYVVDDRGSLVPAVRDGAGTLVPDRRAPSFQVPEWVTLPPFLEPHLAARNTTTVGELPYRIEKALHFSNGGGVYAGTDTRDGRRVVLKEGRPHAGLASDGADAITRLEREKRALEALAGTGVVPEVRDWFTLGDHRFLVMDLVEGRPLNSFFAERHPLLSPDPDPRAVAAYTGWAVRIHGAVERAVRKVHARGIVFNDLHVFNIMVAPDEESVCLIDFEAAAPAGENGRQVVAHPGFFAPPDRRGADVDRYALACLRLALFLPVTTLFVVDRGKAAHLAEVIAEQFPDVPGEFLDGAVAEITRDIRADGPAPDGGASGAPVRVAARVPSAPAFRVEPGDWPHSRDSMVKAILASATPERDDRLFPGDVAQFSDGGGLGLAHGAAGVLYALAVTGAERHEDGERWLLDHTAPAPTGTPLGLYDGLAGVAHVLDLLGHRQRALDLVDGILRERWQNLSSDLHGGLAGLGLVLGDLARRTGEPGLRERAAEAADIVVRRLAEPVPDAPRRRRAGLLRGASGPALFLLRQYEATGERRFLEAAGVAVRRDLAACREREDGALEVDEGWRTLPYLGDGSVGVGAVLDDHAAHAEDSAGEFERARAGILTAATSRFYAQPGLFQGRAGMILHLARTTTPGATRTRLDEQIAALGWFAMPYQGQLAFPGHQMMRLSMDLGTGTAGCLLALAAALDPDGTGATAHLPFLPPPHRRPS is encoded by the coding sequence ATGGACAAGCGGTACGAGGTGTACGCGCTGGCGGACGCGCACTTCTACGAGACGCCCGACCGGCTGACCGGCGACGGGCCCGCTCCGCTGTTCGACACGGCGTGCCGCCCCGTCCCCGAGGGCTGGACCTCGGCGCGGATCGGCGACTGGCTGACCCTGACGCCGCTCGACGCGGACGGCTCCCCGGCCCCGGGCCCCGCCCAGGGCTGGAAGATCCACGCTTCGGCCACCCGGGCGAACGCGGAGCGGATCGCGGCGATCGTGTGGGACTACTGCGTCCCGCGCCGCGTCCCGTTCAAGTTCGTGCCGGGCCCGCACCTGCTGCATCTGCGCAACACCAAGTACGCGGGCCGCGACACCAGCGGCAAGTTCGTCACGGTCTACCCGTCCGACGAGGAGCAGCTGCACACCGTGCTGCGCGAGCTGGGCGCCCTGCTGGAGGGCTTCGAGGGCCCGTACATCCTGACCGACCTGCGCTGGTCCGACGGCCCGCTCTACGTCCGCTACGGGGCGTTCGCGCGCAGTTACGTCGTCGACGACCGGGGCTCGCTGGTGCCGGCGGTGCGCGACGGCGCGGGAACCCTGGTCCCGGACCGGCGGGCGCCCTCCTTCCAGGTACCGGAGTGGGTGACGCTGCCCCCGTTCCTGGAGCCGCACCTGGCGGCCCGCAACACGACGACGGTGGGCGAACTGCCCTACCGCATCGAGAAGGCGCTGCACTTCTCCAACGGCGGCGGGGTCTACGCGGGCACCGACACCCGGGACGGGCGCAGGGTGGTCCTCAAGGAGGGCCGGCCGCACGCGGGGCTGGCCTCGGACGGGGCCGACGCGATCACCCGGCTGGAGCGGGAGAAGCGGGCGCTGGAGGCGCTGGCGGGGACCGGCGTGGTGCCCGAGGTGCGGGACTGGTTCACCCTCGGCGACCACCGCTTCCTGGTCATGGACCTCGTCGAGGGGCGTCCGCTCAACTCCTTCTTCGCCGAGCGGCACCCGCTGCTCTCCCCCGACCCCGATCCGCGGGCCGTCGCCGCGTACACGGGGTGGGCGGTACGGATCCACGGGGCGGTGGAACGGGCGGTGCGGAAGGTGCACGCGCGCGGGATCGTCTTCAACGACCTGCATGTCTTCAACATCATGGTCGCCCCGGACGAGGAGTCGGTGTGCCTGATCGACTTCGAGGCGGCGGCCCCCGCCGGGGAGAACGGCCGCCAGGTCGTGGCGCACCCCGGCTTCTTCGCACCGCCCGACCGCCGGGGCGCCGACGTCGACCGGTACGCGCTGGCCTGCTTACGGCTGGCCCTGTTCCTGCCCGTCACCACGCTGTTCGTGGTGGACCGGGGCAAGGCGGCCCATCTGGCCGAGGTGATCGCCGAGCAGTTCCCTGACGTACCCGGGGAGTTCCTGGACGGGGCGGTCGCGGAGATCACCCGCGACATCCGCGCGGACGGGCCCGCCCCGGACGGCGGCGCTTCCGGCGCGCCGGTGCGGGTCGCCGCCCGGGTGCCGTCGGCGCCGGCCTTCCGGGTGGAGCCCGGTGACTGGCCGCACAGCCGTGACTCGATGGTCAAGGCGATCCTCGCGTCGGCGACCCCGGAGCGCGACGACCGGCTCTTCCCCGGGGACGTCGCCCAGTTCTCCGACGGCGGCGGTCTCGGGCTGGCGCACGGCGCGGCCGGCGTGCTGTACGCGCTGGCGGTGACCGGCGCCGAACGCCACGAGGACGGCGAGCGCTGGCTCCTCGACCACACCGCCCCGGCCCCGACGGGCACCCCGCTCGGTCTGTACGACGGCCTCGCGGGCGTCGCCCACGTGCTGGACCTGCTGGGGCACCGGCAGCGGGCGCTGGACCTGGTCGACGGCATCCTGCGCGAGCGGTGGCAGAACCTCTCCTCGGACCTGCACGGCGGGCTGGCCGGACTGGGACTCGTCCTCGGCGACCTGGCGCGCCGGACGGGTGAGCCGGGCTTGCGCGAGCGGGCCGCCGAGGCCGCGGACATCGTCGTACGACGACTCGCCGAACCGGTGCCGGACGCGCCCCGGCGGCGCCGGGCCGGGCTGCTGCGGGGCGCGAGCGGACCCGCGCTGTTCCTGCTCAGGCAGTACGAGGCGACCGGCGAGCGCCGGTTCCTTGAGGCGGCCGGCGTCGCCGTGCGCCGGGACCTGGCGGCGTGCAGGGAGCGCGAGGACGGTGCGCTGGAGGTCGACGAGGGGTGGCGGACCCTGCCGTATCTCGGGGACGGGAGCGTGGGGGTGGGGGCGGTGCTCGACGACCACGCGGCCCATGCCGAGGACTCCGCGGGGGAGTTCGAGCGGGCCCGCGCCGGCATCCTCACCGCGGCCACCTCACGCTTCTACGCGCAGCCCGGCCTCTTCCAGGGCCGCGCCGGGATGATCCTGCACCTCGCCCGCACCACCACGCCGGGCGCGACCCGGACCCGGCTCGACGAGCAGATCGCCGCGCTGGGCTGGTTCGCGATGCCCTACCAGGGCCAACTCGCCTTCCCCGGGCACCAGATGATGCGGCTCTCCATGGACCTCGGCACCGGAACGGCCGGCTGTCTGCTGGCCCTCGCCGCCGCCCTCGACCCGGACGGCACGGGCGCCACCGCGCACCTGCCGTTCCTCCCGCCGCCGCACCGGCGGCCCTCATGA
- a CDS encoding glucose-1-phosphate thymidylyltransferase: MKALVLSGGAGTRLRPITHTSAKQLVPVANKAVLFYGLESIAAAGVTEVGVIVGDTAAEIREAVGDGSRFGLDITYIPQDRPLGLAHAVIVARDFLGEDDFVMYLGDNFIVGGITDLVDEFRRTRPDAQILLTRVPDPRAFGVAELDPAGQVVGLEEKPAHPKSDLALVGVYLFTSAIHDAVRAIEPSRRGELEITDAVQRLIDTGARVRSTIIKGYWKDTGNVVDMLEVNRTVLEGVERRIDGEVDEASETVGRVVVEAGARVVNSRLVGPVVLGAGSEVRDSYIGPFTSVGENCRITDSELEFSIVLRDSSIDGVGRIENSLIGRHVEVTPAAGVSRAHRLVLGDHSKVQIHT, encoded by the coding sequence ATGAAGGCTCTCGTGCTGTCCGGCGGCGCCGGGACACGCCTTCGTCCGATCACCCACACCTCGGCCAAACAGCTCGTACCGGTCGCCAACAAGGCCGTGCTCTTCTACGGCCTGGAGTCCATCGCCGCCGCCGGCGTCACCGAGGTCGGTGTGATCGTCGGTGACACCGCGGCAGAGATCCGGGAGGCCGTCGGCGACGGCTCCCGGTTCGGCCTCGACATCACCTACATCCCGCAGGACCGGCCCCTCGGCCTCGCCCACGCGGTGATCGTCGCCCGTGACTTCCTCGGCGAGGACGACTTCGTGATGTACCTCGGCGACAACTTCATCGTCGGCGGCATCACCGACCTCGTCGACGAGTTCCGCAGGACCCGGCCCGACGCCCAGATCCTGCTCACCCGGGTCCCCGACCCCCGTGCCTTCGGCGTCGCCGAACTCGACCCCGCGGGACAGGTCGTCGGCCTCGAGGAGAAGCCCGCGCACCCCAAGAGCGACCTCGCCCTGGTCGGCGTCTACCTCTTCACGTCCGCGATCCACGACGCCGTACGCGCCATCGAGCCCTCCCGGCGCGGCGAGCTGGAGATCACCGACGCCGTCCAGCGGCTCATCGACACCGGCGCCCGGGTGCGCTCCACGATCATCAAGGGCTACTGGAAGGACACCGGGAACGTCGTCGACATGCTGGAGGTCAACCGGACCGTGCTGGAGGGCGTCGAGCGCCGCATCGACGGCGAGGTCGACGAGGCCTCCGAGACGGTCGGCAGGGTCGTCGTGGAGGCCGGCGCCCGGGTGGTGAACTCACGCCTGGTCGGGCCCGTCGTCCTCGGTGCGGGCAGCGAGGTCCGCGACTCCTACATCGGCCCCTTCACCTCCGTCGGTGAGAACTGCCGGATCACCGACAGCGAGCTGGAGTTCTCCATCGTGTTGCGCGACTCCTCCATCGACGGAGTGGGCCGCATCGAGAACTCCCTGATCGGCCGGCATGTCGAGGTCACCCCGGCGGCCGGCGTGTCCAGGGCCCACCGGCTGGTCCTCGGCGACCACAGCAAGGTACAGATCCACACATGA
- a CDS encoding DUF6479 family protein: MDTFASAFLAASGKSVLATVVFIVVGIVLVGGLIWAFRLGIKVRAREPAPPKPHEQPRRPGSGPAHETRRAREPNEMPPATDESERLTPHELRPTGSRDSADQHRPRWDERS, from the coding sequence ATGGACACCTTCGCCTCCGCCTTTCTCGCGGCATCCGGAAAGTCCGTGCTGGCCACCGTCGTCTTCATCGTCGTCGGGATCGTTCTCGTCGGCGGTCTGATCTGGGCCTTCCGGCTCGGCATCAAGGTCCGGGCCCGCGAGCCCGCGCCGCCGAAGCCGCACGAACAGCCCCGCAGGCCCGGCTCCGGCCCGGCCCACGAGACCCGCCGGGCCCGCGAGCCCAACGAGATGCCGCCGGCGACGGACGAGAGCGAACGCCTCACCCCGCACGAGCTGCGGCCCACCGGCAGCCGGGACAGCGCCGACCAGCACCGCCCCCGTTGGGATGAACGGTCGTGA